Proteins encoded by one window of Drosophila melanogaster chromosome X:
- the CG13000 gene encoding uncharacterized protein — protein sequence MSISLSEFYQSSLTFWSHLIHILLQFIQTNCWNHITQKEQQQEELNEPCAISKTMDAFVEEQQKRVQRKSHEYAKVELLHRLLVQQQLQELEQRRLIRLALARRRLDYSN from the coding sequence ATGTCCATTAGCCTCTCTGAATTCTACCAATCCTCACTGACTTTCTGGAGCCATCTGATCCATATACTGCTGCAGTTCATCCAGACCAACTGCTGGAATCACATCACacagaaggagcagcagcaagagGAACTCAACGAACCCTGTGCCATCTCAAAAACCATGGACGCCTTCGTGGAGGAGCAGCAAAAGCGGGTGCAACGAAAATCCCACGAGTACGCCAAAGTGGAGCTACTGCATCGCCTGCTTGtccagcagcaactgcaggaACTGGAGCAGCGCCGACTCATCCGATTGGCTCTGGCCAGGAGGCGACTGGACTACTCCAATTAG
- the RhoGAP15B gene encoding Rho GTPase activating protein at 15B, isoform B produces MEQARPVPAPRRLYPELRPANYENIEIRRPNSPSNNINHNNIKKLNINAENLHGNCAEKKLPSSGQNKLILQENNSDSQQPIYGPDANENVQEPVYATPRPAPRQRLPPAGEPEDSYPDPDDEVPLRILRAAPQIPPKPLNILLDQRSSICSEVSTTSVQTPGKADEDREGSRYASNASLDCSESSHSGKFKSQSPGNLLRSLGTTSKLLGEAIGERITFKAKGAKKRLDRNFKSSTEAISNIGADAGRSLKHASKRFGSNFSLGRNKDKADIGIGGRPGGSGEMDLDRRQTMPSTEVFNTIQFSSPLNRNGGLPDLRENDAKLQKEDYLRPDPDQEDDGCYEVPKTQGKPPSYDEALRSRPSPSDSPMSRNLAQEAAQLVQLRNQRQLSSSSSNGDESPRLPMPAFPPPRLSQQPEQFRMDALQPPVRQKRRKNYEHIELRRPPVDSAQLEELNRAAAAAEREESLLISAKNAEAETKTPKPERSDSWEFYGEDENEEEDRDEEQEGSSSPEPLYANQEATYGKLFEMATAGSSRSNVLTPNQVAEQQQLACITEDSELDACEGAVGGVPLPQAVIEEFDPLSSKCSTLARSNKSNELLLLEHLLEEDTYGTVKAEQDDVSMCTSEEEPTTSAATSPKPQQPQIVHQNARLLSDSMENMLDSDQERAKPYLSRMPESANKASGPVDLASASRNRTNWFVPDKASCSDVTPNTSKTTPPIEGDSPPTYLEAIGGSKDAAGNQENRSTIGSRFRQTINAISNVKLKMDAMKRKASFRGANQRQSDVRVALQMVPRPSLSPLLIRYEGPLVRFPSGVVEDILKEMQNRKAILRERQFQTFLDQEMKTPREMIPLDTITTLQCVSNSRVTDTATHFYCFEITTSQPKNGNGAGDAMSSNPNLLMTSSSSGNVKQQRVSHLYGVGKESERGVWMQKILESLTNSLPVKYTCHYYRAGWCYLKNSITSEWSGTWLVLRKSQRRLIFVSEANGNVEKMDLRKARCIVLKESDESIDNLHVESGPMLMIDCPPYAVYMIMSSARETKIWRHIIREVAHNNGFSLGDQQLTRYDVPVIVDKCINFVYIHGSMSEGIYRKSGSENSMHKLMSAFRADAFNVEITRNEYNEHDVANVLKRFMRDLPERLLGKLTDSFVFVTELAVASEKIPIYRELLARLSAIERETLRRIVGHLVFISSQQAKNKMSVQNLTMIWGPTLLAKKSDELIYSQKEADVLSDLVVLYKNLFPCSADEIKREQAMLACLQKYYAAAETLKDAVKQSGDIKIWISLNPNPENKTEEKTQVNATISPTKTAYELCREYSAKMQLPTHQLTLYEVILNDSLERPLHHDTKVFDVILNWSYWPEEDRKHNYLVVRPVEMLREIQRAVKNLATVTPGKELRFADSRTKTFKTLQCELRDGKIVVSKKDKNDKTTIVREIFLQSSTAYLGCERKRDFPWSWAITFVERTQAQIMRSRDAPFIGHVLAGSEWGDRTIWYSSIWYCLYRDNILPPAEIIIK; encoded by the exons ATGGAGCAGGCGCGTCCTGTGCCCGCTCCCCGTCGCCTCTATCCAGAGCTGCGTCCCGCCAACTACGAGAATATCGAGATCAGAAGGCCCAATAGTCCCAGCAACAATATCAACCACAATAACATTAAGAAACTCAACATAAACGCGGAGAATCTGCACGGCAATTGTGCGGAAAAGAAGCTGCCATCGAGTGGACAAAACAAGTTGATCCTGCAGGAGAACAACTCTGATAGTCAGCAGCCGATCTATGGTCCGGATGCCAATGAGAATGTCCAGGAGCCGGTGTATGCGACACCAAGGCCAGCTCCACGCCAACGATTGCCACCAGCGGGCGAGCCGGAGGATTCCTATCCGGATCCGGACGATGAGGTGCCCCTGAGGATTTTGCGAGCGGCGCCACAGATTCCCCCCAAGCCACTCAACATCCTGCTCGACCAGCGATCCTCGATCTGCAGCGAGGTATCCACCACCAGTGTCCAGACACCAGGCAAAGCTGACGAGGATCGGGAAGGATCGCGGTACGCGTCCAACGCCTCACTAGACTGCAGCGAGAGCTCCCACAGCGGCAAGTTCAAGTCGCAGTCACCCGG TAACCTGCTTCGATCGCTGGGCACCACATCTAAGCTACTGGGAGAAGCCATCGGCGAGCGGATTACGTTCAAGGCCAAGGGAGCCAAGAAGCGACTGGACAGGAACTTCAAGAGCTCCACGGAGGCCATTAGCAACATCGGAGCGGATGCTGGCCGGAGTTTGAAGCACGCCAGCAAGAGATTCGGTTCCAATTTCAGTCTTGGCAGGAATAAGGACAAGGCGGATATAGGCATAGGCGGAAGGCCAGGAGGATCGGGTGAAATggatctggacaggcggcagACGATGCCCAGTACGGAGGTCTTCAACACGATCCAATTCTCGAGTCCATTGAACCGAAACGGTGGTCTCCCGGATCTGCGTGAAAACGATGCGAAGCTGCAAAAGGAGGATTATCTGCGGCCGGATCCGGATCAGGAGGACGACGGCTGCTATGAGGTGCCTAAAACGCAAGGCAAACCGCCCAGCTACGATGAGGCACTGCGATCACGACCCTCGCCCAGTGATTCGCCAATGTCTAGGAATCTCGCCCAGGAGGCTGCCCAATTGGTGCAGTTGCGCAACCAGCGGCAGCTGAGCAGCAGCTCCTCAAATGGCGACGAGTCGCCGCGACTGCCCATGCCTGCCTTTCCTCCACCCCGCCTCTCCCAGCAACCGGAGCAGTTCCGCATGGATGCACTGCAGCCGCCGGTGCGCCAGAAGCGTCGAAAGAACTATGAACACATCGAACTGCGACGTCCGCCCGTCGACTCCGCCCAGCTGGAGGAACTCAATCGGGCTGCAGCGGCCGCAGAGCGCGAGGAATCCCTGCTGATCTCCGCCAAGAATGCTGAGGCGGAGACCAAGACACCGAAACCAGAACGTAGCGATTCGTGGGAGTTCTACGGTGAAGACGAGAACGAGGAGGAGGATAGGGATGAGGAACAGGAGGGGAGCTCCTCGCCCGAACCGTTGTATGCCAATCAGGAGGCCACATACGGCAAGCTCTTTGAAATGGCCACAGCAGGGAGCAGTCGCAGCAATGTACTGACCCCCAACCAGGtggcggagcagcagcagctggccTGCATTACCGAGGATTCGGAGTTGGATGCCTGCGAAGGAGCTGTGGGCGGGGTTCCCCTGCCGCAGGCCGTCATAGAAGAGTTCGATCCACTGAGCAGCAAGTGTTCGACCCTGGCCAGGTCCAACAAAAGCAatgagttgctgctgctcgagCATTTGCTGGAGGAGGACACCTACGGCACGGTGAAGGCGGAACAGGACGATGTGAGCATGTGCACCTCCGAAGAAGAGCCCACGACGAGTGCCGCCACATCACCTAAGCCCCAACAGCCGCAGATAGTGCACCAAAATGCCCGTCTGCTGAGTGATAGCATGGAGAATATGCTGGACTCGGACCAGGAGCGGGCAAAGCCCTATCTCAGCCGAATGCCGGAGTCGGCAAATAAGGCCAGTGGACCAGTGGACTTGGCCAGTGCCTCAAGGAACCGCACCAATTGGTTTGTGCCCGATAAGGCATCATGTTCTGATGTAACACCCAACACTTCTAAAACTACGCCGCCCATCGAGGGCGACAGCCCACCCACATACCTAGAAGCCATTGGAGGTAGCAAGGATGCCGCCGGCAATCAGGAGAATCGCTCCACCATCGGCTCCCGCTTCCGTCAAACCATTAATGCCATCTCCAATGTAAAACTGAAAATGGACGCAATGAAACGAAAGGCCAGCTTCAGGGGAGCCAATCAGCGGCAGTCCGACGTACGCGTGGCCCTGCAAATGGTGCCCAGACCGAGCTTATCGCCTTTGCTAATCCGCTACGAGGGTCCGCTGGTGCGTTTTCCATCCGGTGTCGTGGAGGATATACTCAAGGAGATGCAGAATCGCAAGGCCATACTCAGGGAACGCCAGTTTCAGACGTTCCTCGACCAGGAGATGAAGACGCCCAGGGAAATGATACCCCTGGACACGATCACCACGCTGCAATGCGTGAGCAATAGTCGCGTCACGGACACGGCTACTCATTTCTACTGCTTCGAGATAACCACGTCACAGCCGAAGAACGGAAATGGTGCGGGGGATGCCATGTCATCCAATCCCAATCTTCTAATGACCAGCAGCTCGTCGGGTAATGTGAAGCAGCAGCGTGTCTCGCATCTGTATGGCGTGGGCAAGGAGTCGGAACGCGGCGTCTGGATGCAAAAGATCCTCGAGAGCTTGACCAACAGCCTGCCGGTGAAGTACACTTGTCACTACTATCGTGCTGGATGGTGTTACCTTAAG AATTCTATCACCTCGGAGTGGAGCGGCACCTGGTTGGTGCTCCGCAAGAGCCAGCGACGTTTGATCTTCGTAAGCGAGGCCAACGGTAACGTGGAGAAGATGGATCTGCGCAAAGCCCGCTGCATAG TGCTAAAGGAGAGTGACGAGTCCATTGACAATCTGCACGTGGAAAGCGGTCCCATGCTGATGATCGACTGCCCGCCGTATGCGGTCTACATGATCATGAGTTCTGCCCGCGAGACAAAGATCTGGAGGCACATCATCCGCGAAGTGGCCCACAACAATGGCTTCTCGCTGGGCGATCAACAGCTTACGCGGTACGATGTGCCTGTCATTGTGGACAAGTGCATCAACTTTGTGTACATCCACGGCTCCATGTCGGAGGGCATTTATCGCAAGTCCGGATCGGAGAACTCCATGCACAAGCTGATGAGCGCCTTCCGCGCGGACGCTTTTAATGTGGAGATCACCCGAAATGAATACAATGAGCACGATGTGGCCAATGTCCTCAAGCGCTTCATGCGCGATCTACCCGAACGATTGCTAGGCAAGCTGACGGACAGCTTTGTCTTCGTCACGGAGCTGGCGGTGGCCAGCGAAAAGATTCCCATATATCGGGAGCTACTTGCCCGTCTCTCAGCTATCGAGCGCGAAACACTACGTCGAATCGTGGGTCATCTGGTCTTCATTAGTTCCCAGCAGGCCAAGAACAAGATGAGTGTCCAAAACCTAACCATGATCTGGGGTCCCACGCTGCTGGCTAAGAAG AGCGACGAGCTAATCTACTCACAAAAGGAGGCGGATGTGCTCAGCGATCTAGTAGTGCTCTACAAGAATCTTTTCCCCTGCAGTGCCGATGAAATT AAACGGGAGCAGGCCATGCTGGCATGTCTGCAAAAGTATTATGCGGCCGCCGAAACGCTTAAGGATGCGGTGAAGCAGTCCGGGGACATAAAGATCTGGATCAGCCTAAATCCCAAtcctgaaaacaaaacagag GAGAAGACGCAAGTGAATGCCACCATATCGCCCACGAAGACAGCCTACGAGCTGTGCCGCGAATACTCCGCCAAGATGCAGCTGCCCACCCATCAGTTGACCCTGTACGAGGTTATCCTGAACGACAGCTTAGAGCGTCCTCTTCACCATGACACCAAGGTGTTCGATGTCATTCTAAATTGGTCCTATTGGCCGGAGGAGGATCGCAAGCACAACTACCTGGTGGTACGTCCCGTTGAGATGCTGCGCGAGATCCAGCGAGCGGTGAAAAATCTGGCCACCGTAACGCCCGGCAAGGAGCTGCGATTCGCCGACTCCAGGACGAAAACCTTTAAAACGCTTCAGTGCGAGCTGCGGGATGGAAAGATTGTGGTGTCCAAGAAGGACAAGAATGACAAAACAACCATTGTGCGGGAGATCTTTTTGCAGAGCAGCACGGCGTACCTGGGCTGCGAGCGAAAACGCGACTTTCCCTGGAGCTGGGCCATCACCTTTGTGGAGCGTACTCAGGCGCAGATCATGAG ATCGCGCGATGCGCCCTTCATTGGCCACGTCCTGGCGGGCAGCGAGTGGGGGGACCGCACCATTTGGTACTCCAGCATCTGGTACTGCTTGTACAGGGACAACATCTTGCCGCCGGCGGAGATCATCATCAAGTAG
- the RhoGAP15B gene encoding Rho GTPase activating protein at 15B, isoform C has translation MEQARPVPAPRRLYPELRPANYENIEIRRPNSPSNNINHNNIKKLNINAENLHGNCAEKKLPSSGQNKLILQENNSDSQQPIYGPDANENVQEPVYATPRPAPRQRLPPAGEPEDSYPDPDDEVPLRILRAAPQIPPKPLNILLDQRSSICSEVSTTSVQTPGKADEDREGSRYASNASLDCSESSHSGKFKSQSPGYVDAVDSSIPQSDHPDPNGHHPQAESSSAEQSSGSQDGDDDNNLLRSLGTTSKLLGEAIGERITFKAKGAKKRLDRNFKSSTEAISNIGADAGRSLKHASKRFGSNFSLGRNKDKADIGIGGRPGGSGEMDLDRRQTMPSTEVFNTIQFSSPLNRNGGLPDLRENDAKLQKEDYLRPDPDQEDDGCYEVPKTQGKPPSYDEALRSRPSPSDSPMSRNLAQEAAQLVQLRNQRQLSSSSSNGDESPRLPMPAFPPPRLSQQPEQFRMDALQPPVRQKRRKNYEHIELRRPPVDSAQLEELNRAAAAAEREESLLISAKNAEAETKTPKPERSDSWEFYGEDENEEEDRDEEQEGSSSPEPLYANQEATYGKLFEMATAGSSRSNVLTPNQVAEQQQLACITEDSELDACEGAVGGVPLPQAVIEEFDPLSSKCSTLARSNKSNELLLLEHLLEEDTYGTVKAEQDDVSMCTSEEEPTTSAATSPKPQQPQIVHQNARLLSDSMENMLDSDQERAKPYLSRMPESANKASGPVDLASASRNRTNWFVPDKASCSDVTPNTSKTTPPIEGDSPPTYLEAIGGSKDAAGNQENRSTIGSRFRQTINAISNVKLKMDAMKRKASFRGANQRQSDVRVALQMVPRPSLSPLLIRYEGPLVRFPSGVVEDILKEMQNRKAILRERQFQTFLDQEMKTPREMIPLDTITTLQCVSNSRVTDTATHFYCFEITTSQPKNGNGAGDAMSSNPNLLMTSSSSGNVKQQRVSHLYGVGKESERGVWMQKILESLTNSLPVKYTCHYYRAGWCYLKNSITSEWSGTWLVLRKSQRRLIFVSEANGNVEKMDLRKARCIVLKESDESIDNLHVESGPMLMIDCPPYAVYMIMSSARETKIWRHIIREVAHNNGFSLGDQQLTRYDVPVIVDKCINFVYIHGSMSEGIYRKSGSENSMHKLMSAFRADAFNVEITRNEYNEHDVANVLKRFMRDLPERLLGKLTDSFVFVTELAVASEKIPIYRELLARLSAIERETLRRIVGHLVFISSQQAKNKMSVQNLTMIWGPTLLAKKSDELIYSQKEADVLSDLVVLYKNLFPCSADEIKREQAMLACLQKYYAAAETLKDAVKQSGDIKIWISLNPNPENKTEEKTQVNATISPTKTAYELCREYSAKMQLPTHQLTLYEVILNDSLERPLHHDTKVFDVILNWSYWPEEDRKHNYLVVRPVEMLREIQRAVKNLATVTPGKELRFADSRTKTFKTLQCELRDGKIVVSKKDKNDKTTIVREIFLQSSTAYLGCERKRDFPWSWAITFVERTQAQIMRSRDAPFIGHVLAGSEWGDRTIWYSSIWYCLYRDNILPPAEIIIK, from the exons ATGGAGCAGGCGCGTCCTGTGCCCGCTCCCCGTCGCCTCTATCCAGAGCTGCGTCCCGCCAACTACGAGAATATCGAGATCAGAAGGCCCAATAGTCCCAGCAACAATATCAACCACAATAACATTAAGAAACTCAACATAAACGCGGAGAATCTGCACGGCAATTGTGCGGAAAAGAAGCTGCCATCGAGTGGACAAAACAAGTTGATCCTGCAGGAGAACAACTCTGATAGTCAGCAGCCGATCTATGGTCCGGATGCCAATGAGAATGTCCAGGAGCCGGTGTATGCGACACCAAGGCCAGCTCCACGCCAACGATTGCCACCAGCGGGCGAGCCGGAGGATTCCTATCCGGATCCGGACGATGAGGTGCCCCTGAGGATTTTGCGAGCGGCGCCACAGATTCCCCCCAAGCCACTCAACATCCTGCTCGACCAGCGATCCTCGATCTGCAGCGAGGTATCCACCACCAGTGTCCAGACACCAGGCAAAGCTGACGAGGATCGGGAAGGATCGCGGTACGCGTCCAACGCCTCACTAGACTGCAGCGAGAGCTCCCACAGCGGCAAGTTCAAGTCGCAGTCACCCGGGTACGTAGACGCCGTCGATTCATCCATTCCGCAGTCGGATCACCCGGATCCAAACGGGCACCATCCACAGGCAGAGTCCTCCTCCGCAGAACAGTCCTCCGGCAGCCAAGATGGCGACGATGACAA TAACCTGCTTCGATCGCTGGGCACCACATCTAAGCTACTGGGAGAAGCCATCGGCGAGCGGATTACGTTCAAGGCCAAGGGAGCCAAGAAGCGACTGGACAGGAACTTCAAGAGCTCCACGGAGGCCATTAGCAACATCGGAGCGGATGCTGGCCGGAGTTTGAAGCACGCCAGCAAGAGATTCGGTTCCAATTTCAGTCTTGGCAGGAATAAGGACAAGGCGGATATAGGCATAGGCGGAAGGCCAGGAGGATCGGGTGAAATggatctggacaggcggcagACGATGCCCAGTACGGAGGTCTTCAACACGATCCAATTCTCGAGTCCATTGAACCGAAACGGTGGTCTCCCGGATCTGCGTGAAAACGATGCGAAGCTGCAAAAGGAGGATTATCTGCGGCCGGATCCGGATCAGGAGGACGACGGCTGCTATGAGGTGCCTAAAACGCAAGGCAAACCGCCCAGCTACGATGAGGCACTGCGATCACGACCCTCGCCCAGTGATTCGCCAATGTCTAGGAATCTCGCCCAGGAGGCTGCCCAATTGGTGCAGTTGCGCAACCAGCGGCAGCTGAGCAGCAGCTCCTCAAATGGCGACGAGTCGCCGCGACTGCCCATGCCTGCCTTTCCTCCACCCCGCCTCTCCCAGCAACCGGAGCAGTTCCGCATGGATGCACTGCAGCCGCCGGTGCGCCAGAAGCGTCGAAAGAACTATGAACACATCGAACTGCGACGTCCGCCCGTCGACTCCGCCCAGCTGGAGGAACTCAATCGGGCTGCAGCGGCCGCAGAGCGCGAGGAATCCCTGCTGATCTCCGCCAAGAATGCTGAGGCGGAGACCAAGACACCGAAACCAGAACGTAGCGATTCGTGGGAGTTCTACGGTGAAGACGAGAACGAGGAGGAGGATAGGGATGAGGAACAGGAGGGGAGCTCCTCGCCCGAACCGTTGTATGCCAATCAGGAGGCCACATACGGCAAGCTCTTTGAAATGGCCACAGCAGGGAGCAGTCGCAGCAATGTACTGACCCCCAACCAGGtggcggagcagcagcagctggccTGCATTACCGAGGATTCGGAGTTGGATGCCTGCGAAGGAGCTGTGGGCGGGGTTCCCCTGCCGCAGGCCGTCATAGAAGAGTTCGATCCACTGAGCAGCAAGTGTTCGACCCTGGCCAGGTCCAACAAAAGCAatgagttgctgctgctcgagCATTTGCTGGAGGAGGACACCTACGGCACGGTGAAGGCGGAACAGGACGATGTGAGCATGTGCACCTCCGAAGAAGAGCCCACGACGAGTGCCGCCACATCACCTAAGCCCCAACAGCCGCAGATAGTGCACCAAAATGCCCGTCTGCTGAGTGATAGCATGGAGAATATGCTGGACTCGGACCAGGAGCGGGCAAAGCCCTATCTCAGCCGAATGCCGGAGTCGGCAAATAAGGCCAGTGGACCAGTGGACTTGGCCAGTGCCTCAAGGAACCGCACCAATTGGTTTGTGCCCGATAAGGCATCATGTTCTGATGTAACACCCAACACTTCTAAAACTACGCCGCCCATCGAGGGCGACAGCCCACCCACATACCTAGAAGCCATTGGAGGTAGCAAGGATGCCGCCGGCAATCAGGAGAATCGCTCCACCATCGGCTCCCGCTTCCGTCAAACCATTAATGCCATCTCCAATGTAAAACTGAAAATGGACGCAATGAAACGAAAGGCCAGCTTCAGGGGAGCCAATCAGCGGCAGTCCGACGTACGCGTGGCCCTGCAAATGGTGCCCAGACCGAGCTTATCGCCTTTGCTAATCCGCTACGAGGGTCCGCTGGTGCGTTTTCCATCCGGTGTCGTGGAGGATATACTCAAGGAGATGCAGAATCGCAAGGCCATACTCAGGGAACGCCAGTTTCAGACGTTCCTCGACCAGGAGATGAAGACGCCCAGGGAAATGATACCCCTGGACACGATCACCACGCTGCAATGCGTGAGCAATAGTCGCGTCACGGACACGGCTACTCATTTCTACTGCTTCGAGATAACCACGTCACAGCCGAAGAACGGAAATGGTGCGGGGGATGCCATGTCATCCAATCCCAATCTTCTAATGACCAGCAGCTCGTCGGGTAATGTGAAGCAGCAGCGTGTCTCGCATCTGTATGGCGTGGGCAAGGAGTCGGAACGCGGCGTCTGGATGCAAAAGATCCTCGAGAGCTTGACCAACAGCCTGCCGGTGAAGTACACTTGTCACTACTATCGTGCTGGATGGTGTTACCTTAAG AATTCTATCACCTCGGAGTGGAGCGGCACCTGGTTGGTGCTCCGCAAGAGCCAGCGACGTTTGATCTTCGTAAGCGAGGCCAACGGTAACGTGGAGAAGATGGATCTGCGCAAAGCCCGCTGCATAG TGCTAAAGGAGAGTGACGAGTCCATTGACAATCTGCACGTGGAAAGCGGTCCCATGCTGATGATCGACTGCCCGCCGTATGCGGTCTACATGATCATGAGTTCTGCCCGCGAGACAAAGATCTGGAGGCACATCATCCGCGAAGTGGCCCACAACAATGGCTTCTCGCTGGGCGATCAACAGCTTACGCGGTACGATGTGCCTGTCATTGTGGACAAGTGCATCAACTTTGTGTACATCCACGGCTCCATGTCGGAGGGCATTTATCGCAAGTCCGGATCGGAGAACTCCATGCACAAGCTGATGAGCGCCTTCCGCGCGGACGCTTTTAATGTGGAGATCACCCGAAATGAATACAATGAGCACGATGTGGCCAATGTCCTCAAGCGCTTCATGCGCGATCTACCCGAACGATTGCTAGGCAAGCTGACGGACAGCTTTGTCTTCGTCACGGAGCTGGCGGTGGCCAGCGAAAAGATTCCCATATATCGGGAGCTACTTGCCCGTCTCTCAGCTATCGAGCGCGAAACACTACGTCGAATCGTGGGTCATCTGGTCTTCATTAGTTCCCAGCAGGCCAAGAACAAGATGAGTGTCCAAAACCTAACCATGATCTGGGGTCCCACGCTGCTGGCTAAGAAG AGCGACGAGCTAATCTACTCACAAAAGGAGGCGGATGTGCTCAGCGATCTAGTAGTGCTCTACAAGAATCTTTTCCCCTGCAGTGCCGATGAAATT AAACGGGAGCAGGCCATGCTGGCATGTCTGCAAAAGTATTATGCGGCCGCCGAAACGCTTAAGGATGCGGTGAAGCAGTCCGGGGACATAAAGATCTGGATCAGCCTAAATCCCAAtcctgaaaacaaaacagag GAGAAGACGCAAGTGAATGCCACCATATCGCCCACGAAGACAGCCTACGAGCTGTGCCGCGAATACTCCGCCAAGATGCAGCTGCCCACCCATCAGTTGACCCTGTACGAGGTTATCCTGAACGACAGCTTAGAGCGTCCTCTTCACCATGACACCAAGGTGTTCGATGTCATTCTAAATTGGTCCTATTGGCCGGAGGAGGATCGCAAGCACAACTACCTGGTGGTACGTCCCGTTGAGATGCTGCGCGAGATCCAGCGAGCGGTGAAAAATCTGGCCACCGTAACGCCCGGCAAGGAGCTGCGATTCGCCGACTCCAGGACGAAAACCTTTAAAACGCTTCAGTGCGAGCTGCGGGATGGAAAGATTGTGGTGTCCAAGAAGGACAAGAATGACAAAACAACCATTGTGCGGGAGATCTTTTTGCAGAGCAGCACGGCGTACCTGGGCTGCGAGCGAAAACGCGACTTTCCCTGGAGCTGGGCCATCACCTTTGTGGAGCGTACTCAGGCGCAGATCATGAG ATCGCGCGATGCGCCCTTCATTGGCCACGTCCTGGCGGGCAGCGAGTGGGGGGACCGCACCATTTGGTACTCCAGCATCTGGTACTGCTTGTACAGGGACAACATCTTGCCGCCGGCGGAGATCATCATCAAGTAG